The following are encoded together in the Candidatus Eremiobacteraceae bacterium genome:
- a CDS encoding S9 family peptidase, with amino-acid sequence MTRHLGRLLLFLVGIGAVSHGASSEAQARTMRSSDFRALVGLSAPAISRDGKFAAVVVSRINWDDDTYSTDLDLIDLTTHSRRTLTQDRHDVDAPSFSPDGTKLAFLADAGSGDDAAVQVWVMPLDGGDAKPVTSAGDGIQEYTWRPDGSGIAYAAADPKPKRSGADRFRDSFVFTTEPIVAHSAPRPAHVFVTSAAGGRPKQLTFGDASDSNLAWSPDGKTLAYTVNPNAILNDSYVSHIELVDVSSGKRSRLTAHDMWESGALFSPDGKHIAYSYSQGDNQSNQIEMYVTSPAGGNGVSITRSCDCNVNDAAWLADSRGLIISTYDHTSLALRARSLDGTSTNVDVGDVRVDSSLAGAIAADGTMVFVGNGVKQPSELYVRSKDGVAVKLTDYNRSVADLELADAQTIDFPTTMGIVGDALLFTPPHFDPHRRYPLVLKIHGGPTSASVRSFDVFAQLMAARGWLVLEPNYRGSTNLGLAYLRGVLYDPDEGPGKDIMSAVAAVRARGIVDDRRIAVSGWSYGGIMTAWMISKYHIWNAAVSGASVNDWATDYGVADDSQSDAALFHGSPYVAGNAAEWRRASAITYVKDVTTPVLILSDIGDNRDPFATSSMYWRALRDNDKDATLRVWPVPGHFPSDPVRTLDVYEHWMDYIQAHFDLR; translated from the coding sequence ATGACTAGACATCTCGGTCGGCTCTTACTATTTCTGGTCGGTATCGGTGCGGTATCGCACGGAGCGTCGAGCGAAGCGCAGGCACGCACGATGCGATCCTCGGATTTTCGGGCGCTCGTGGGATTGTCGGCCCCGGCGATCTCGCGCGACGGCAAGTTCGCCGCGGTCGTCGTATCGCGGATCAATTGGGATGACGATACCTACTCGACCGATCTCGACCTCATCGACCTGACCACGCACTCGCGACGAACGCTGACCCAGGATCGGCACGATGTCGACGCACCGTCGTTCTCGCCCGACGGCACGAAGCTCGCATTTCTCGCAGATGCAGGCAGCGGCGATGACGCGGCGGTCCAAGTCTGGGTGATGCCGCTCGACGGCGGCGACGCGAAACCGGTCACGTCGGCGGGCGACGGTATCCAAGAATACACGTGGCGGCCGGACGGCAGCGGGATTGCGTATGCAGCCGCGGATCCAAAGCCGAAACGCAGCGGCGCGGACCGCTTTCGCGACAGTTTCGTCTTCACAACCGAACCGATAGTCGCGCACTCAGCGCCGCGCCCCGCGCATGTTTTCGTCACATCGGCAGCCGGCGGACGCCCGAAGCAGCTCACGTTCGGCGACGCGAGCGATTCGAATCTTGCGTGGTCGCCCGACGGTAAAACGCTGGCCTACACCGTCAATCCGAACGCGATTCTCAACGACTCCTACGTCTCGCACATCGAGCTCGTCGACGTGTCATCTGGGAAACGGTCGCGGTTGACCGCCCACGACATGTGGGAGAGCGGGGCGCTGTTCTCGCCTGACGGAAAGCACATCGCGTACAGCTATTCTCAAGGCGACAATCAATCGAACCAGATCGAGATGTATGTGACGTCGCCGGCCGGCGGCAACGGCGTCTCGATAACAAGGAGCTGCGACTGCAACGTCAACGACGCGGCGTGGCTTGCGGACTCCCGCGGGCTCATCATCTCGACATACGATCATACGTCGCTTGCGTTGCGCGCGCGGTCGCTCGATGGAACGAGCACGAATGTCGATGTTGGCGATGTACGCGTCGATTCGTCGCTCGCTGGCGCAATCGCGGCCGACGGGACGATGGTATTCGTCGGAAACGGCGTGAAACAGCCGAGCGAGCTATACGTCCGGTCGAAGGATGGCGTTGCGGTAAAGCTCACCGATTACAACCGGTCGGTCGCGGATCTTGAGCTTGCCGACGCGCAGACGATCGATTTTCCCACCACGATGGGTATCGTCGGCGATGCGCTGCTCTTCACACCGCCGCATTTCGACCCGCATCGGCGCTACCCGCTCGTGTTGAAGATCCACGGGGGTCCCACAAGCGCCTCCGTGCGGTCTTTCGATGTGTTTGCACAGCTGATGGCTGCGCGCGGTTGGCTCGTGCTTGAACCGAACTATCGCGGCAGCACAAATCTTGGTCTGGCATATCTGCGCGGCGTGCTCTACGACCCCGACGAAGGTCCCGGCAAGGATATCATGAGCGCCGTCGCTGCCGTTCGCGCGCGCGGAATAGTCGATGATCGCCGCATCGCAGTCTCCGGCTGGTCGTATGGCGGGATCATGACCGCGTGGATGATCTCGAAGTACCACATCTGGAACGCCGCTGTCTCGGGTGCGTCCGTCAACGATTGGGCCACGGACTACGGCGTTGCCGACGACAGCCAATCGGACGCCGCGCTCTTCCACGGATCGCCGTATGTCGCCGGCAATGCCGCTGAATGGCGCCGTGCGTCTGCGATCACGTACGTCAAGGACGTCACCACGCCGGTGCTCATCCTGTCCGACATCGGCGACAACCGAGATCCGTTCGCGACGTCATCCATGTACTGGCGCGCGCTGCGCGACAACGACAAGGATGCCACGTTACGTGTCTGGCCGGTTCCCGGGCATTTCCCGTCCGACCCCGTTCGCACGCTCGATGTGTACGAACACTGGATGGACTACATCCAAGCGCACTTCGATCTCCGCTGA